In a single window of the Terriglobus roseus genome:
- a CDS encoding outer membrane protein: MRREFALAAAAIAGLLLPVASRAQATETATERMHLNVFAVGSYDRPDFGLYVGAGGFAVGGGVGFTVPHLHRIEPSIDLRYNYGTNQAMTQTAFSGGLRVAYNVARFHPYGDLLVGAGNIHFVQTNPAYPDYTHDNSLVYTYGGGVDVDVTRSVALRFDLQEQHWRFSEISPSFYPKQASAGIRYQFHFRNPHGMD; the protein is encoded by the coding sequence ATGAGACGTGAATTTGCCTTGGCTGCCGCTGCCATTGCCGGACTGCTTCTTCCTGTCGCATCGCGGGCGCAGGCCACGGAGACGGCCACCGAGAGGATGCACCTGAACGTCTTCGCCGTGGGATCCTACGACCGTCCTGATTTCGGTCTCTACGTGGGCGCCGGCGGTTTTGCAGTGGGCGGCGGCGTGGGCTTCACCGTGCCCCATCTCCACCGCATTGAGCCATCCATCGATCTCCGTTACAACTACGGCACGAACCAGGCCATGACGCAGACAGCCTTTTCCGGCGGCCTGCGGGTCGCTTACAACGTGGCACGCTTTCATCCCTACGGTGACCTGCTTGTGGGAGCCGGCAACATCCACTTCGTGCAGACCAACCCCGCCTACCCCGACTACACGCACGACAATTCTCTCGTGTACACCTACGGGGGCGGCGTAGACGTGGATGTGACACGAAGCGTCGCCCTGCGCTTCGACCTGCAGGAACAGCACTGGCGCTTCAGCGAGATCAGCCCGTCGTTTTATCCCAAACAGGCCAGCGCGGGCATCCGCTACCAGTTCCACTTCCGCAATCCCCATGGCATGGACTAA
- a CDS encoding MFS transporter, giving the protein MQTRERSFLRRAGARLGQTENLQSIRALEWTNFFLADVQAGLGPFVAAYLASIGWQAGAVGRALTFGGIITVLLQTPAGWVVDRVAWKRLILVAGSAVLAVGALLLAFSGRASVVYTAQGLIGLAGPFLGPTIAAITMGLVGMRLFDCQFGRNQGFNAAGNLFAAAVIAVTSHFLGNRAIFYAIALLVLPTIVAAMAIRRDDIDQELARGGCDDKGFEGGSKAVLLKLVKDRVLLVFLACAFLFHFANAAMLPQLGELLAHGSVKAAAPFMGACVAITQIVMLCTAVSIGRYANQHGRKRLLLLGFGVLPIRAVLYTVFHSVAALLAVQILDGVANSIFGVVSILVIADRTRGTGRFNLAQGALATAVGMGAALSNGFGGMLMEKAGYRISFLALGGMACLAFLLLLFTIPETAQGKSESNQPAKG; this is encoded by the coding sequence ATGCAGACCCGAGAACGATCCTTTTTAAGACGAGCCGGCGCACGCCTCGGACAGACAGAGAATCTTCAAAGCATTCGAGCATTGGAGTGGACCAACTTCTTCCTGGCTGATGTCCAGGCCGGGCTGGGTCCCTTTGTGGCTGCATACCTGGCCAGCATCGGTTGGCAGGCGGGCGCAGTAGGTCGGGCGTTGACCTTCGGCGGCATCATCACCGTCCTGCTGCAGACGCCTGCCGGCTGGGTGGTGGATCGCGTTGCATGGAAGCGCCTTATCCTCGTCGCAGGCAGCGCTGTCCTTGCCGTAGGTGCTTTGCTGCTGGCCTTCTCCGGCAGGGCCTCCGTCGTGTACACCGCTCAGGGACTTATCGGCCTCGCAGGTCCTTTCCTTGGACCAACCATTGCCGCCATCACTATGGGGCTGGTGGGTATGCGCCTGTTTGACTGTCAGTTCGGACGGAATCAGGGGTTCAATGCTGCCGGAAATCTATTTGCAGCGGCAGTTATCGCGGTCACAAGCCACTTCCTGGGGAACCGCGCGATCTTCTACGCGATCGCCCTTCTCGTTCTGCCAACCATCGTGGCAGCCATGGCGATCCGGCGCGACGATATCGACCAGGAACTTGCGCGGGGCGGATGCGACGACAAGGGGTTTGAGGGCGGAAGCAAGGCTGTCCTGCTGAAGCTTGTAAAGGATCGTGTGCTGCTTGTCTTCCTCGCCTGCGCGTTTCTCTTTCACTTCGCAAACGCGGCGATGCTGCCGCAGCTTGGGGAACTGCTGGCGCATGGTTCGGTGAAGGCCGCCGCACCCTTCATGGGAGCGTGCGTTGCGATCACTCAGATCGTCATGCTGTGCACTGCGGTATCTATCGGCCGCTATGCCAACCAGCACGGACGCAAAAGGCTTCTGCTGCTGGGCTTCGGCGTCCTCCCCATCCGTGCGGTCTTGTATACCGTCTTCCACTCAGTCGCGGCGCTCCTAGCAGTGCAGATACTGGATGGCGTCGCGAACTCCATCTTCGGTGTTGTTTCCATCCTTGTCATCGCTGATCGGACACGCGGTACGGGACGCTTCAATCTGGCACAGGGCGCGCTCGCGACGGCGGTTGGAATGGGGGCTGCGTTGAGTAACGGCTTTGGCGGGATGCTGATGGAAAAGGCCGGCTACCGTATCTCATTTCTCGCGCTGGGTGGCATGGCCTGCCTGGCTTTCTTGCTGCTTTTGTTCACAATTCCCGAGACAGCACAGGGAAAAAGTGAATCCAACCAACCTGCAAAAGGATAA
- a CDS encoding metallophosphoesterase family protein, producing MPAPITDSLPFSASGTVSWIHLGDLHMTRPGEQNEIDLGRIVDEINAVYARGGIDFVYLPGDIADDGSVVAYEAVRRHLDRLKIPWCGIVGDHDVHEKSFDNFRRYISEELYGRFSIGPYCFLRLNAFSSPRPDAFTLSEEQLRWLEEELRQCDEAGERAILLLHCYPSDLKQGGEELKRILQRYPVLLVDMGHTHYNELSNDGRVLYSATRSTGQIEEGPVGYSVTTIDKDAVSWHFVELGSRGLVAITQPQDDRLMTQRSATSKRPDEVLVSVKTWSDADVRDVVVQTNNVRTSLSSTDGLLWRGKLDTHHLIDGTHELIATATTITNKEISSSLQLRIGPHPDRTFSDVDYENAIGEWCDRGLLGTQLGPNKNGKKW from the coding sequence ATGCCCGCACCGATCACCGATTCCCTGCCTTTCTCCGCCTCAGGAACCGTCAGCTGGATCCACCTTGGCGATCTGCACATGACCCGTCCCGGTGAGCAGAATGAGATCGACCTTGGCCGTATCGTCGATGAAATCAACGCTGTCTATGCCAGGGGCGGCATCGACTTTGTTTACCTGCCCGGGGACATTGCAGACGATGGCAGTGTTGTCGCTTATGAAGCAGTGCGGAGACACCTGGACCGTCTGAAAATACCGTGGTGTGGGATTGTTGGCGATCATGACGTGCATGAAAAGAGCTTCGATAACTTCCGTCGCTACATCTCGGAGGAGTTATACGGCCGATTCTCCATCGGCCCGTACTGCTTCCTGCGACTGAACGCCTTCTCATCGCCCAGGCCGGACGCATTCACACTTAGTGAAGAACAACTGCGCTGGCTGGAAGAAGAACTGCGGCAGTGCGACGAGGCCGGCGAGCGTGCAATCCTTCTGCTTCACTGCTATCCCAGTGATCTGAAACAGGGCGGCGAAGAACTGAAGAGGATTTTGCAACGGTACCCCGTGCTGCTGGTGGACATGGGCCACACGCACTACAACGAATTAAGCAACGACGGCCGCGTCCTCTACAGCGCGACTCGTTCGACAGGACAGATCGAGGAAGGGCCCGTTGGTTACTCGGTGACAACGATCGACAAGGATGCGGTGAGCTGGCATTTCGTTGAACTTGGATCTCGTGGTCTGGTCGCCATCACGCAACCGCAGGACGATCGCCTTATGACGCAGCGAAGCGCGACGTCAAAACGGCCCGATGAAGTTCTTGTCTCCGTGAAGACGTGGTCCGATGCAGATGTCCGTGACGTTGTTGTTCAAACCAACAATGTCCGCACGTCGCTTTCCTCGACCGATGGCCTCCTCTGGAGAGGCAAGCTCGACACGCATCATCTTATCGACGGAACCCATGAGTTGATAGCCACGGCGACGACCATCACGAACAAGGAAATCTCCTCTTCCCTTCAATTGCGGATCGGTCCGCATCCTGACCGCACATTCTCTGATGTGGACTACGAGAACGCAATCGGTGAATGGTGTGACCGCGGACTCCTCGGCACGCAGTTGGGCCCTAACAAGAATGGAAAGAAGTGGTAA
- a CDS encoding ArsB/NhaD family transporter: protein MSQPTATILILIISALSILLMLIRPKNLPEVYWVGAGATLLVVLRLIPVRLAGKAIAEGSDVYFFLIGMMLLSALARDNGVFDWVAARSIQAARGSCGKLFAIIYGVGTIVTICMSNDATAVVLTPAVLAAVRKSKAQPLPFLFACAMIANAASFVLPISNPANLVVFHEGMPPLGRWLASFLLPSLLSIGATFLVLRWYFREDVCFDFTGDSETVELKPEGRMVLYGLALVVVVLLVMSSLNKDLGLPTCIAALCVTAAVCFRNKSNPLPLAKEISWATLGLVAALFVIVDAVENIGALRVMEAALHRAEAMGPYLGSLVTSFVVAVGNNLLNNLPLGLLAGGTLTATHTHGLMANAVLIGVDLGPNLSVTGSLATILWLLALRKENIEVSAMDFLKVGAIAMPVALVASMAGVFAMHAIFPTL from the coding sequence GTGTCTCAACCAACAGCGACGATCCTCATCCTCATCATCTCGGCGTTGAGCATCCTGCTGATGCTGATCCGTCCGAAAAACCTGCCGGAAGTCTACTGGGTGGGTGCAGGTGCCACCCTGCTCGTAGTGTTGCGCCTGATACCTGTACGTCTCGCAGGCAAAGCCATCGCAGAAGGCAGCGACGTCTACTTTTTCCTGATCGGCATGATGCTGCTCTCCGCCCTTGCAAGGGACAACGGCGTCTTCGATTGGGTTGCAGCAAGGTCGATCCAGGCAGCGAGAGGATCCTGCGGAAAGCTGTTCGCCATCATCTACGGCGTCGGTACGATCGTGACAATCTGCATGTCGAATGACGCGACTGCGGTTGTCCTGACACCTGCCGTGCTGGCAGCTGTGCGTAAGTCAAAGGCACAGCCTCTTCCGTTTCTCTTTGCCTGCGCCATGATCGCTAACGCCGCATCCTTCGTGCTGCCAATCTCCAACCCGGCGAACCTGGTTGTCTTCCATGAAGGCATGCCACCACTCGGCCGATGGCTTGCCTCGTTCCTGCTGCCGTCTCTGCTTTCCATCGGAGCCACTTTTCTTGTGCTTCGTTGGTACTTTCGCGAAGATGTCTGCTTCGACTTCACGGGTGACAGCGAGACAGTCGAGTTGAAGCCGGAAGGCAGAATGGTGCTGTATGGCCTGGCTCTCGTCGTCGTCGTTCTACTGGTAATGTCGTCCCTGAACAAGGACCTCGGCCTGCCAACCTGCATCGCGGCCCTGTGCGTCACCGCTGCTGTCTGCTTCAGAAACAAGAGCAATCCGCTGCCGCTTGCGAAGGAGATCAGCTGGGCCACGCTTGGGCTCGTCGCTGCGCTCTTTGTCATTGTGGATGCAGTGGAGAACATCGGCGCGCTGCGTGTCATGGAAGCGGCCCTGCATCGCGCCGAGGCAATGGGCCCGTATCTTGGCTCGCTGGTGACATCGTTCGTTGTTGCAGTCGGTAACAACCTTCTCAACAATCTGCCGTTGGGACTGCTCGCCGGCGGAACACTCACGGCGACCCACACCCACGGCCTGATGGCGAATGCCGTACTCATCGGTGTCGATCTTGGACCGAATCTTTCGGTCACCGGATCACTTGCAACGATCCTCTGGCTACTTGCATTGCGTAAGGAAAACATCGAAGTCAGTGCGATGGACTTTTTGAAGGTCGGTGCAATCGCCATGCCCGTCGCACTGGTCGCGAGCATGGCTGGGGTCTTCGCCATGCATGCGATCTTCCCGACACTTTAA